A region of Deinococcus rubellus DNA encodes the following proteins:
- a CDS encoding ParA family protein, translating to MKTLGIVNQKGGVGKTTTAINLAAYLAAGGRRVLLIDMDPQGNASSGLGLRGVEAGLYEALGSPERTADLIVGTGQERLSVLPATPDLAGAGVELADEPYALHAVLEQLSDFDVAIIDAPPSLGPLTINVLAAADALLIPLQAEYYALEGLAGLTETVDRVRAALNPRLKVLGVAITMFDGRTNLAQEVEQSVRQHFGELVFWSVIPRNVRLSEAPSFAKAINQFAPLSSGAAAYKRLAEEVMQRVEKI from the coding sequence ATGAAGACGCTGGGAATCGTGAATCAAAAGGGCGGCGTGGGAAAAACCACGACGGCCATCAATCTGGCGGCGTATCTGGCTGCCGGGGGACGGCGGGTGCTGCTGATCGACATGGACCCGCAGGGCAACGCCAGTAGTGGTCTGGGTCTGCGGGGTGTGGAGGCAGGCCTGTACGAGGCGCTGGGCAGCCCGGAGCGGACTGCCGACCTGATCGTGGGCACGGGGCAGGAGCGGTTGAGCGTCCTTCCGGCAACGCCTGATCTGGCTGGAGCGGGCGTGGAGCTGGCCGACGAGCCGTATGCCCTGCACGCCGTGCTGGAGCAGCTCAGCGACTTCGACGTGGCGATCATTGACGCGCCGCCGAGTCTGGGGCCGCTGACCATCAACGTGTTGGCGGCTGCCGACGCCCTGCTCATTCCGCTTCAGGCCGAGTACTACGCGCTGGAGGGTCTGGCCGGGCTGACCGAGACGGTGGACCGGGTACGGGCTGCGCTCAATCCCCGGCTCAAGGTGCTGGGCGTGGCCATCACCATGTTCGACGGGCGCACCAATCTGGCGCAAGAAGTCGAGCAGAGCGTGCGGCAGCATTTTGGCGAGCTGGTGTTCTGGAGCGTCATTCCCCGCAATGTCCGGCTTTCGGAAGCGCCCAGCTTTGCCAAGGCCATCAACCAGTTCGCGCCGCTGTCGAGTGGTGCAGCGGCCTACAAGCGCCTGGCCGAGGAGGTGATGCAGCGTGTCGAAAAAATCTAG
- a CDS encoding ParB/RepB/Spo0J family partition protein encodes MSKKSSLGRGLDALLSRPVSAAPLSAQSLKIEQIVQAAYQPRQVFVPESLAELAQSIRDKGVLQPLLVRPRGEHFEIVAGERRWRAAQLAGLSEVPVIIRDLADREALEIAIVENLQREDLGPLEEARAYQTLLDQGHNQEGVAKAVGKGRSTVANALRLLSLPPEALAALENGEISAGHARAVLALPEVDRAWALSEIRTRHLNVRGAEALKREERRRGGESVPIKVNPPRPWRQVELALSRRTGTKVKITGDDKGRLELSYSSREELDRILDVLGYTEE; translated from the coding sequence GTGTCGAAAAAATCTAGCCTGGGACGTGGCCTCGATGCCCTGCTCAGCCGTCCGGTCAGTGCCGCGCCGCTCAGCGCCCAGAGCCTCAAGATCGAGCAGATCGTGCAGGCCGCTTACCAGCCGCGCCAGGTGTTCGTGCCGGAATCGCTGGCCGAACTGGCACAGAGTATCCGCGACAAAGGGGTGCTGCAACCGCTGCTGGTGCGCCCTCGCGGCGAGCATTTCGAGATCGTGGCGGGCGAGCGGCGCTGGCGGGCCGCGCAACTGGCGGGCCTAAGCGAAGTGCCGGTGATTATCCGAGACCTGGCCGACCGCGAGGCCCTGGAAATCGCCATCGTCGAGAACTTGCAGCGCGAGGACCTGGGGCCGCTGGAGGAGGCGCGGGCTTACCAGACCCTGCTTGACCAGGGCCACAACCAGGAAGGCGTTGCCAAAGCGGTGGGTAAGGGCCGCAGCACCGTGGCCAACGCTTTGCGGCTTCTGAGCCTGCCGCCCGAGGCACTGGCGGCATTGGAAAACGGTGAGATCAGTGCCGGACATGCCCGCGCGGTGCTGGCCCTGCCGGAAGTGGACCGGGCCTGGGCACTGAGTGAAATTCGGACCCGACACCTCAACGTGCGCGGTGCGGAAGCGCTCAAACGTGAGGAACGCCGCCGGGGAGGGGAGAGCGTGCCGATCAAGGTCAACCCGCCCCGGCCCTGGCGGCAGGTCGAGCTGGCGCTGAGCCGCCGTACCGGGACGAAGGTCAAGATCACGGGCGACGACAAGGGCCGCTTAGAACTAAGTTACAGTTCCCGCGAGGAGCTGGACCGGATTCTGGACGTGCTCGGTTACACCGAGGAGTAA
- a CDS encoding VanW family protein — protein MPRVFLSASLLLTLALLASPLIHAQEIPPTPLPSPTAPESPPQLPSAEPAPTPANTAPAVTPPAVTPAQPAPAPAVPVKPVSAAPKPKATDSLTLRFEASFPAVVDGKKTSLPYRETLIIPPERLVQLRAQGKVTASLDADLKALLSRVTGPARDARFEVQPDGQWAIVQHNSFTVDAAAARSTLAAALKDGQTTLIKLIPTGSVAPKRTLDYFVSRGITAFLAGGQTGYDGSSPARITNIHVGTQAFQDKLFEGDTFSFNRMLGPITTRAGFVTGLVIAGERTASGIGGGICQVSTTVFRALYGAGLPITERRNHSYQVYYYDPQGLDATIYQPSQDLRFANDTGGALWFQSDWDDAQKLLVVRVFGKARDFDVQVQEPRILSTTPSPPDKIITDATLKKGERKQVDWAAQGAVIEVDRLFVRNGKTFKQDTLKSSYRPWPNIFTVGR, from the coding sequence ATGCCGCGCGTTTTCCTTTCCGCTTCCCTGCTGCTCACACTGGCGCTGCTTGCCTCGCCACTGATCCACGCCCAGGAGATTCCCCCCACACCTCTCCCCTCCCCCACCGCGCCGGAGTCGCCGCCGCAACTCCCTTCGGCGGAGCCTGCGCCCACTCCGGCGAATACCGCCCCGGCAGTCACGCCCCCGGCAGTCACACCAGCACAGCCTGCTCCCGCTCCAGCGGTGCCCGTCAAGCCCGTATCTGCCGCGCCCAAGCCAAAGGCCACCGACAGCCTGACCCTGCGCTTCGAGGCCAGCTTTCCCGCCGTGGTGGACGGCAAGAAAACCAGCCTCCCCTACCGTGAGACGCTGATCATTCCTCCGGAGCGTCTGGTGCAGTTGCGCGCCCAGGGCAAGGTGACAGCCAGCCTGGACGCCGACCTCAAGGCGCTCCTCAGCCGCGTCACCGGCCCGGCCCGAGATGCCCGCTTCGAGGTCCAGCCAGACGGACAGTGGGCCATCGTGCAGCACAACAGCTTCACGGTAGACGCGGCAGCAGCCCGCAGCACCCTGGCAGCGGCCCTCAAAGATGGACAGACCACCCTGATCAAGCTGATACCCACCGGCAGCGTCGCCCCAAAGCGTACCCTCGATTACTTTGTTTCACGTGGAATTACAGCGTTTCTGGCAGGCGGTCAGACCGGCTACGACGGCTCCAGCCCGGCCCGCATCACCAACATTCACGTGGGCACACAGGCCTTTCAGGACAAGTTGTTCGAGGGCGACACTTTCTCCTTCAACCGGATGCTGGGGCCGATCACGACCAGGGCAGGCTTCGTGACTGGCCTGGTAATTGCCGGAGAGCGCACCGCATCGGGTATCGGCGGCGGCATCTGTCAGGTCAGCACCACCGTGTTCCGGGCGCTCTACGGTGCTGGCCTGCCGATTACCGAGCGGCGCAACCACAGCTATCAGGTCTATTACTACGATCCGCAGGGCCTGGACGCCACCATCTACCAGCCCAGCCAGGACCTGCGCTTTGCCAACGACACCGGCGGCGCACTGTGGTTCCAGTCCGACTGGGACGATGCCCAGAAGCTGCTGGTGGTGCGGGTGTTCGGCAAGGCGCGCGATTTCGACGTGCAGGTGCAGGAGCCGCGCATCCTCAGCACCACGCCCTCACCGCCCGACAAGATCATCACCGACGCCACCCTCAAAAAAGGCGAACGCAAGCAGGTAGACTGGGCGGCCCAGGGCGCAGTGATCGAGGTGGACCGCCTGTTTGTGCGGAACGGCAAGACCTTCAAGCAGGACACCCTGAAAAGCAGCTACCGTCCCTGGCCGAACATCTTCACAGTTGGCCGCTGA
- the rsmG gene encoding 16S rRNA (guanine(527)-N(7))-methyltransferase RsmG, protein MTPEGEALLLQGGLELGLDLRPHLPAFAELQAALLEGNAQMNLTALTAERDIILKHFIDSLTCGLDGWLGEATRLLDLGSGAGFPALPLAIVYPQLQILAVDATRKKTEYIARTAARLQLGQVQVLASRAESLGRDPAHREQYQRVVTRAVAALPVLAELGLPLLETGGLLIAQKGQLNPEELEAGRRAAAELGGELFHVKQFELPVSHDPRSLVVMRKLGTTLANYPRREGVPGKQPLF, encoded by the coding sequence ATGACCCCCGAGGGTGAGGCGCTGCTGTTGCAGGGTGGCCTCGAATTAGGTCTTGATCTGAGGCCGCATCTGCCTGCGTTCGCCGAACTTCAGGCGGCTTTGCTCGAAGGCAATGCCCAGATGAACCTCACAGCCCTGACGGCTGAGCGCGACATCATTCTGAAGCACTTCATTGATTCCCTGACCTGCGGCCTGGATGGCTGGCTCGGCGAGGCAACCCGGTTGCTCGATCTCGGCAGCGGCGCGGGCTTTCCAGCGTTGCCACTGGCGATTGTCTATCCGCAGCTCCAGATTCTGGCGGTGGACGCCACCCGCAAGAAGACTGAGTATATCGCCCGCACGGCGGCCCGGCTTCAGCTCGGCCAGGTGCAGGTGCTGGCGAGCCGGGCTGAGAGCCTGGGGCGCGATCCGGCGCACCGCGAACAGTATCAGCGTGTCGTGACGCGGGCGGTGGCGGCCCTGCCAGTACTGGCAGAACTGGGACTGCCGCTGCTGGAGACTGGCGGCCTGCTGATTGCCCAGAAAGGCCAGCTCAACCCAGAGGAACTGGAAGCTGGACGCCGGGCGGCTGCCGAGCTGGGCGGCGAGCTGTTTCATGTGAAACAGTTCGAGTTGCCGGTGTCGCACGACCCACGCAGCCTGGTGGTGATGCGGAAGCTGGGCACGACGCTGGCCAACTACCCCCGGCGTGAGGGTGTGCCCGGCAAACAACCGCTATTCTGA
- a CDS encoding ribonuclease J: MTNLNPNPNADALEIIPLGGMGEIGKNMFAYRYGDEILVVDGGLAFPEAHQLGIDLIIPKIDYLQEHAGLIKGWILTHGHEDHIGSLPYIMPRLPRVPMYSAALTLGLLREKLSEFGIKEADTDLREVELDAQVRIGQHFVVDFFRITHSIPDNMGYILTTPVGKVVHTGDFKIDRTPTDGKLSQLDRIEKAGDEGVLLLISDSTNAERPGWSTSEAEVAENLEALIKAARGRVFITTFASQTHRVQNIVRSAEKLGRRVIMEGRSMLKYAQVSQQLGYMEFRDPLVTSDEVGDLQDSQVLYICTGSQGQPMSVLSRLAFGNHAKIALKRGDTVILSSSPIPGNEEAVNTVINRLYEIGVDVLYPPNQKVHASGHGSREEQLHILNLARPKYFLPWHGEPRHQINHARLAQTATRPPQRTLVAKNGDIVKLTPDDFKVVGTVPAGAVYVDGLGVGDISDDIIMDRMSMSQEGVLIITAVLHPTPHIELVSRGFVRSNRELENQIRKVALEAVEQGTREKKRLEDIRDDMYGAVRRFVRKVTGRNPVLIPLLVD; the protein is encoded by the coding sequence ATGACCAACCTCAACCCCAACCCCAACGCCGACGCCCTGGAGATCATTCCTTTAGGCGGCATGGGCGAAATCGGCAAGAACATGTTCGCCTACCGCTACGGCGACGAGATTCTGGTCGTCGACGGCGGCCTGGCCTTTCCCGAGGCCCACCAGCTCGGCATCGACCTGATCATTCCCAAGATCGACTATCTTCAGGAACACGCCGGGCTGATCAAGGGCTGGATTCTGACGCACGGCCACGAGGACCACATCGGCTCGCTGCCCTACATCATGCCCCGGCTGCCGCGCGTGCCGATGTACAGCGCTGCGCTGACCCTGGGACTGTTGCGCGAGAAGCTCAGCGAGTTCGGCATCAAGGAAGCCGACACCGATCTGCGCGAGGTCGAACTTGATGCCCAGGTCCGTATCGGGCAGCATTTCGTGGTCGATTTCTTCCGCATCACCCACTCGATTCCCGACAACATGGGTTACATCTTGACCACGCCCGTCGGCAAGGTCGTGCACACCGGCGACTTCAAGATTGACCGCACGCCCACCGACGGCAAGCTCAGCCAGCTCGACCGCATCGAGAAAGCCGGGGATGAGGGCGTGCTGCTCCTCATCTCCGACAGCACCAACGCTGAGCGCCCCGGCTGGTCGACCAGTGAAGCCGAGGTGGCCGAGAACCTGGAAGCGCTGATCAAGGCGGCACGCGGGCGGGTCTTTATCACGACCTTCGCCTCGCAGACCCACCGGGTGCAGAACATCGTCCGCAGCGCCGAGAAGCTGGGCCGCCGGGTCATCATGGAAGGCCGCAGCATGCTCAAGTACGCCCAGGTCTCACAGCAGCTTGGTTATATGGAGTTCAGAGATCCGCTGGTGACCAGTGATGAGGTGGGTGATCTGCAAGACTCGCAGGTGCTCTACATCTGCACCGGTTCGCAGGGCCAGCCGATGAGCGTGCTCTCTCGCCTGGCCTTCGGCAACCACGCCAAGATCGCCCTCAAGCGCGGCGACACCGTCATCCTGTCGAGCAGCCCGATTCCCGGCAACGAGGAAGCGGTCAACACCGTCATTAACCGGCTCTACGAGATCGGTGTGGACGTGCTGTATCCGCCCAACCAGAAAGTCCACGCTTCCGGGCACGGCAGCCGCGAGGAGCAACTCCACATTCTCAATCTGGCCCGGCCCAAGTACTTTTTGCCCTGGCACGGCGAGCCGCGTCACCAGATCAACCACGCCCGCCTGGCCCAGACGGCGACCCGCCCGCCGCAGCGCACCCTGGTCGCCAAGAACGGCGACATCGTCAAGCTGACCCCGGACGACTTCAAGGTGGTGGGCACCGTTCCCGCAGGGGCTGTCTACGTGGACGGCCTGGGCGTCGGCGACATCAGCGACGACATCATCATGGACCGCATGAGCATGAGCCAGGAAGGCGTGCTGATCATCACGGCGGTGCTGCACCCCACCCCGCACATCGAATTGGTGTCGCGCGGCTTTGTGCGCAGCAACCGCGAACTCGAAAACCAGATCCGCAAGGTGGCGCTGGAAGCCGTTGAGCAGGGCACCCGCGAGAAGAAGCGCCTGGAAGACATCCGCGACGACATGTACGGAGCAGTCAGGCGGTTTGTCCGCAAGGTAACGGGCCGCAACCCGGTGCTGATTCCGCTGCTGGTGGACTGA